DNA from Daucus carota subsp. sativus chromosome 1, DH1 v3.0, whole genome shotgun sequence:
TCCATCATGGTCCACCGGAACACCCTCACTATCGACGTTTTTCTCTGAATAATGgtttttaataatatgaaacaGTACTACACTCACTACTTTATTCCACTATcaccattctataataatataaacactattacacctgcTACTTTTCTCCtatatctcaaatctattattaaatataaataggtcCCGCCATTTTACCTACTTGTTTTGccagaaaagaaaaatactttcattaatcataataaaatacagTCAGGACAAATCCTTAACTGTCCATACAACCAGGttggaaaataaaaaaaaaacatactaaaaataattattatttaatacatggaatttataaatttttaaagctAAAAATGAACTCAAAAATATTAcaagcgatccaaattgcaccagTATCCCGAACAGTCGCAACATCATAGTTGTCCTTATCACATAAGAGCCAATATTAGATCGGTGTTCAGAAGCCCTAATCGCATGAGATGAGATCGGGGAAGCAACATCCCACCTATTTACATGCCCAGATACCAACTATAGACATGCCTAAAATATAAAGTCCTACGAATGAACAATCTTTGGTTGTGAAAGGTGAGTTCTTTCAATAATTACTACCGGCTCAGATTTGACATGGGTTTTCCAGATTTCCAAAAACATCAATAGAATCATTTTCAACATATCCAGTATCCAACATAGAACAAATCCCAACATAACTagacaaaaacataacaaaacactCTAAAAAGAGGGGAAAAAAAaccactccaaaaggagagacacacGAACACCCAAGAAATTGggttttattgaaagaaaatcaaaaagaaaacaaaggggTCAGGGCTTTCCACCACTTTTCATTTAattgtactcattttttacattttttcttgaTCTAATGTCCACAATGTATATAATTGGGTGGGATGAGGAGTGTACCATACTAGGTTAGCATCTCCaactagggctgagcattcggtcggttcggttcaaaaccgaaccgaaccgaaaaaaccgaaaaccgaattaagatttttttcgaaaccgaaccgaaccgaattatcattctaaaccgaaccgaaccaaccgaattatttcggttcggtttcggtttcggtttaaaaaaaccgaaatttcTAAAAACCCTATATTGTTTGCAAATTACAATTTGTAATAAAAATCTGGATCAACCAAACTTCAATTGATTCATGCACCACTAAAATAGCAAATTAAAGTCTGAACCTGGAGACTAGAGTTAGAGTTTGAGTTGCTGATGAACAGACTGGTGTTATCGATTAGAGATTTCAGATTCAACGAGGGAGGGGATGACTGATGAATTTGAATATAAACTGAAGGTTTTGGAGAGTGGAGTCTAGCTCGTTTGCTTGCTGGTGGATGCTAGTCCGAATAGATTAGTGATTCAGAGAGGCCAGAGGTGAGCGGCGCTTGCATTAGATCTAGGGTTATCTTTTAagtaatgtatatataatatatttattttatatttaataaaaacttcggttatttcggttcaaACCGAAATATTAGAtgaaaaaccgaaccaaaccgaaattcttttcggttcaaaccgaaaaaccgaattaaccgaaatttttaaaaatatgaaaccgaaccgaaccgaaattatacatttcggttcggttttacggtttcggttcggttttgctcacccctatctCCAACATAAAGAGCCCTTAATTAGCTAAAAACTCAGTTCGCATATCAAAGATAAAAAAAGATAGCTGAtcttttcacaaaaaaaaaacacatttcGACTATACTCACTCTTATCTATAATGTCGATCAATCTCCTGTGAATGGTTATATCTGTCACGCCTTTACTATGCTTATAAGAAATCTGTacgaagattacacatcatttattgtaatattaaaccgatatgttttatttataacaattcatatattaataacatactattttaagATTATATCCGACCACTATCATCGAAGCACAAAGTCTCACaggttcagcaaaattctcatAACATCTCACATTAGATTATGATTATAGCCCACCTCAATATAAATGctcttgtattattaatattattaattctgGCTCGATTAAACTCGATTTCGAATATATTTAAtcaagtatttatattttattatgataaatttaaatCCGACTATAGTTATAATTCGAGCACGATGTAATATTATAATCTATTATAATTTGAAGATAACCTCTATGTTGGCCCTAATTTTCTCTTGCACCAGCTGTTTAAATTAATCAATCTCTCtagttttacaaattttttcgAAACTTAAAAGTAGAGTTTTCttataacattattataatCAAGAGTCAAATTAATACATCATTGTACAaagtataatatttaaattttgcaaCGAAATAACAcacttgatatatatttttgaaatgtgttgctaaaatatattaaaattatattttgtacttTCGAACAATTATTCTTGAATATAAACATCTTACATTCGGGAAAAAGATActtgaacaagaaaaatatCAGGATGAATCAATCTTCTCTCGTATGACAtgcatatttattaaaaaatgattaagCTGTATagcaataaaaattattaataatagttACTcgtattcataatatatatatatatatatttaaataagatgcataatttatttttttaaatatatacatacatgctTATATTATTAAAGgattcaaattaataaaattgatcgATAATTGTGCTCAAAGTATGCTATATatgaattcaaaaaaaaaaaaagtattacaCAAATGATTTTTACGTAAGTGATGACGTTCCATTATTTTGCTTTTGAAGAAACTAAAGTCATGAACTAATTTATAATTGCCTGATTGTATCCTTTTATAGCTGACTTTGTTTTACTCAGAACCCAGTATGCCCTTCGTGTGCCTCTGCCCTATTGGGTCTCGAGAAGAACTGTATCACGGTGGATCACAGAAATCTTTGTTTCGTTgaggttttcaaaaatatatattactaacaattaaaaaaataagatttatagaataaaattaaatttatattgtaaatattagtttaaaactaatattaacataaaaattgaaaaattagactataatttatgattaaaaaatattaaaaaaatatttttattcaattttaaatcttaaCAGATTGTTTGAGTTCATAATATgcatgaaaatttatattataataaaatattatgtttataaaatatagaatttatattataataaaacatCATGTTTACAACATATATAATAGCGCCATGCGAAATTTAATTCATTACTTCTATTCTCtcctgcttttttttttttcatcttaTTTTTGTTTCACAGATATCTGTATTCTATATTCGACAAAGTTATCAATTATGTGTAATATAATGCTTCTTATCTCTTGGAATAATATAATGATCTGTTaaacaatcaaaatatattcatgaacaaaatatttgtatgataaaatattatattacacttataattaaagaaatgaatttatatatacactAATTATAATagatcataatatatttttgttggttGCTTGAGTTCATACTcttgttttaaaatttcttcCCCTCACTTCTCCTTTATTCTGGGGTTGATTGTATAACATGGAAGAAACCGTGATTGTATATATAGCATGGAAGAAACCGTTTCAATGGTATTCACCTGCGTCATTCTCCTTGactagggaattatgcccgcgcttcgcgagctccctttaaaataattaacaattcATAAAATTGCTGTATTATggatttattttgtaaaactgGAAGCATATGGGAATTTATACTAATACTGAAAATAATTACATCAACAAATGACGACCACGATAAAACATCAGTAGAGTCCATGGGTAAGACGGAGTATAAGGCAATATATTTGCCTGATACTAAATTGctttttgacaaaaatattcTCTTACGTGAACACAGCAGAGCAATACATATCAAATAGCCTCTCTGATAATTTTCTTGACAAACACAAAGACGTGGCTCCAGTTCTTAACAGAAAATACTTGGCTTTAGCACAATCAGTTTAGTTTTCAATGTAGCATGGTGGAAAAAAATTTGGTTCTATTTTCTTGGTTCTGTCTAGTAATTGTGTTTTTTGTAATTTGACAGTACATACACATTCTGGGTAAGGACAGACAAAGGTGAATGGACATTTGGGACATATCAATGGATCTTGATTGAACTAAAGTAATACTCTATTCAATGATGTATATTCATTCTCAACCACGTTTACTAAGTCATATGTTTGTTCTCTTGTACAATAAGACTATACACCACTTTTAGATATACATATGTACATGATTATACCCCAGAAACATGAATAAAATCTAAGTGAAATTCAACTCACATTGTCAAAATCATCTTGCTTTATAAAAAATCCTTCAGACTATACATCTCAAATAAAAAATGCAATCATGctctttgaaaattataaagcaGACATAGTCTAATGAAATAATAAAGCAAATGAGGTCATCTGATAAAAAGAAACTTATGAAATCAAAGCCTAACTGGATGAATAGAATTCATTTTTAACAGAAAGAAAATCCTAGGATGAAACCCAAAACAATAATCTGAATCAAGGAATGATGCGGCACAAATCTGCCTCACAGCAACCCAGTTCTTATTAGCTCCCATGTCGTACTTAGCATCTAGTTCTTCAGATCAAATGATAGGCCAAAACTCCATGAACCCATCATTGATCAACCTAcatatagaatataatatgggaaaaataacacaaatttgatccatcacattaaataatagatttgtttcataatataaaaagaCAAAACTTGGTATAATTTTACCATTGTCTGAACGTTGTCACTTCCGGGCATTCAAGGTTCACATAAATCTTGGTGGACGAAAGATTAGTTATCTTAATAGTCCCTGTAGAAGATATAGATGATTTAGCACAAAAGGTAAAGACTTTAAAGCTTAATTTTTTGCAACGTAGCAACTTCTCTTACCTCTAAACTCAGAAATTCTTGTGCTTGCCATTATGACAATCTTGGGATTTGCAAATTGATCGTCATACAACGATAACGCGTCAGGGTTGAAGGGTCCCGATATATGCACTTTGTGTCTAACACTGATTTCATATTTATAAAGATGTTACAGTAAGAAGTTATAAGTTATGCACTTATACAGTAGTAAATAGGCCAAAATTATACCTTCCATCATATATTgtgaattttataatttctaCTGGACCATGGTTTGTCTGGAATTCCTGGATTGGTTCAAGATCTTCCACGATTCCCATTACATCTATTACAACATAGTACATAGATTAATGATACAGAATGGAAATGATTAAAAGATTTATGGTAGCATACCGACCTATGGAGAATTCATTTAGCCAATTTGGATTTCCTTCAACAACATGTTCCTGCAAGTCTTCCAGTGGAATAATTTCAAACCTGTGCATTTGAATTGTAAATTCCTCTTCCGGAATAACATTGATTAGGGCTGACATAAGTACCAGTTTGAAGTCTTCTTGTTCATTACTTTTGAATCTCCTCTGGGCAGTGCGAAAATAACTAACCAGCTTATTATTTTCGTCAAGCATCCGTGTGAGACTGTCAACTATGTCTAGATCAACATCATCGACCTTTGCTCCAACAGCACCAATCCTGTTAGATTGCTCATTATCAGTGTCATAAATGTATAGCTGACAAAACTTTGGTTTTTCCCCTTCATCAGGAATGAGGCTTCCAATAAAATGAAGATTCTGTCCTCTGATCTTGAAACAGAACGGCGCTCCACCTCTATTTATGTTATGGTCTATTTTCCCACCACTTGAACACATTGCAAACATACAATTATACACCCGGATGTTCTTACGAAAATGAGTTGATTTGGGACCTCCATAGAGTAAAGAAGCTAGAGGCTCTGGAGCATGCTTCTCAGGGGGGAGAACAACTTGGCCACTCTTACAACACAAAGAGAAAGTTGGAGCTGCATTTCGACTTTTTTTGTTGTTACGTTCAACATCCCACATTATCGCACCGCAGTCACTACACAAAGCATTTGGAGGACCAATGCTGGAATAACCTTTCCACATGTCTGATGTTGGCTCATCGGACGCGGGGTCACCTGcacaaaataagtgtttttGTGACATAATAGGTCTCATTTTATGCATCTATATAATATGAAAAGGAAACATAATACCATCATCAAACTCGTTGAGATGCTCTGTATCGTCTATTGCTTTCTCCAAATCTTCAGATAAATTCTTCACCCCAGACGTTGACGTGCCAAAACTTGGACGGAAAGGCCTACGTGCCTCTGCAATATGATAGTTAAACAGCATAAATGGTCTAGTATGGCAATGTTAAAATTCGAGGAAGGTAAGATTGCAACAGGATGGATGCACATCAGTACTGATGTTTTCAATTATACCTGAGTCGGGAAGCCGTGTCAGAACAGAAGAAGATGTAAAATTAGTCTCAGCACTACCAGACATGTTGTGAGGTGTGTTGCTGATAATATTATGCAGAGGAGAGCCATTCATCCTCAGCATTGATCCCTGGAAGGTTATAGTGCTACTTGGAGATCTACATTCTGAATTtaatattacaattaaaatCATTCTCCATTCTCCATATACTAAAACTGAAAGTATAATTAACTACTAACCGGTattgtaatattaaaaaatgaaagTATAATAGGAATAAAATAACCggtattttaatataatgaaagtatattaaaaaatgaaagtataataaaataaatataataaaaatgaaagtaTAATTAACTACTAACCGGTATTGTTTAGAGAAATGTGTGTGCCACGCATAGAATATGAAGATATATCAGAAGCTGCACATTACAGGggaaaaataaatatgataggAAAAAGGTAATGCTTAAGTTATAAAAAATACTCACAATGTAAAGAATACCATTTTTCAAAGGAGTCTTGTCATTGTTTAAATTACCATCTTCATGACCAAACCTCTGTCGATACATTTTATCTACTCCTGGACCTCTACATCTACGTTTTGGAGCTGATAATGACATAACCTATTAGAATTTTGGAAATACTAAATATTGGAAAAATAGCCTGCC
Protein-coding regions in this window:
- the LOC108196575 gene encoding uncharacterized protein LOC108196575, producing MERPGNVNSEEHSARDSGDESTGRKRFIRTSDDENESGAKRRGGGTALHDFLQKRMLSMASSKDKTRTESNSDSEFTLRQPLGNIDSNSRGVQRQVSMHECVQEGTHRQPCITQNFTTGGSDSQRQPLGNININARGQQEQAYVHGYISKETNNQPCGSRVVHPHVQDKAFNVRTSSDKENNPSFADGVANSEVISSPAVPRRRGRGPGIENIFKKKLANDSQNISGQHTLINRAPRQRGRGPGVNNLINSRETLNSPNKEPPAAPKRRCRGPGVDKMYRQRFGHEDGNLNNDKTPLKNASDISSYSMRGTHISLNNTECRSPSSTITFQGSMLRMNGSPLHNIISNTPHNMSGSAETNFTSSSVLTRLPDSEARRPFRPSFGTSTSGVKNLSEDLEKAIDDTEHLNEFDDGDPASDEPTSDMWKGYSSIGPPNALCSDCGAIMWDVERNNKKSRNAAPTFSLCCKSGQVVLPPEKHAPEPLASLLYGGPKSTHFRKNIRVYNCMFAMCSSGGKIDHNINRGGAPFCFKIRGQNLHFIGSLIPDEGEKPKFCQLYIYDTDNEQSNRIGAVGAKVDDVDLDIVDSLTRMLDENNKLVSYFRTAQRRFKSNEQEDFKLVLMSALINVIPEEEFTIQMHRFEIIPLEDLQEHVVEGNPNWLNEFSIDVMGIVEDLEPIQEFQTNHGPVEIIKFTIYDGSVRHKVHISGPFNPDALSLYDDQFANPKIVIMASTRISEFRGTIKITNLSSTKIYVNLECPEVTTFRQWLINDGFMEFWPII